AAACAGCAAAGCAGTTTCTTTAAATATTAAATACTTGGTCTGCTTCTTTACCCAATCCTCAAAATCTAAGCGAACAGCAGGATGGATGATTTCATTTAAACTTTGCAGTAAATCTTTATTATTAAAAACCTTTTCGGCTACAAATTTCCTATTATAAAGACCATTTTCATCATAAGATTCATTGCCTAAAAGTTCTTTGATTTTAACCTTTAAATCATCGTTATCATTCACAATATCTTTCGCTCGGCCATCCGAATAATACACGGGAAATCCGAAGTCTTCAATAAATTTTGCAACCGTTGTTTTTCCAGAACCAATTCCTCCTGTTAAACCAATGATTTTGGGCGCAGGTTTCGAATCAGGCTCACTTTTTTGTCTTTCTGAATTCAATAATTCTTCCATAATCAATATTAATATCCAAAAACATCATTAAAACTGAAAGTCTCATCAAGACGAACTCCCTTTTCAGTCATTTTTAAACTTGCCAATTCGTTGTGTGCATCATGCTCAAAAAACAATAGATAATCATTGTCTACACATTGTTTTAGAAACTTTGCTTTTTCTTCTATCGTCAATAATGGTCTTGTATCATAGCCCATCACATAAACCTGAGGAATATGTCCTGCTGTAGGAATTAAATCGGCTGCAAAGACAATCGTTTTTTCCTGATACTGAATCACGGGTAGCATTTGCTTTTCTGTGTGACCGTCAACAAAGATGACATCCATTTTTAAGTCTGGTGCAAAGCCATAATTTCCGGTTGCGGGAAGTGGTAAAAAGTTCAGTTGTCCGCTTTCTTGAATAGGAAGAATATTTTCTTTTAAAAAACTTGCTTTTTCTCTCGCATTTGGCTCTGTTGCCCATTGCCAGTGATTTTCATTGGTCCAGAATTGTGCGTTTTTAAAAGCCGGTCTGTAACCAGATTTATCATCGTTCCATTCAATAGCACCACCGCAATGATCAAAATGAAGGTGAGTCAGGAAAACATCAGTGATATCCTCTTTTACAAAACCGTATTTTTTTAAATTATTATCTAAATTATCGTCACCCCAAAGCGAATAGTGACCGAAAAATTTGTCATCCTGCTTATTTCCGAGACCGCAGTCAATTAAAATTAATTTTTTTCCGTCTTCCACAAGAAGAGAGCGGGTTCCTAGTTCTATTAAATTTCTTTCGTCTGCAGGATTTGTTTTTTCCCACAAACTCTTTGGGACGACCCCAAACATGGCACCTCCGTCCAGTTTAAATTTTCCGCATTGGATAGGATATAATTTCATATAATATTTATTTTTTTAATGTATTGTTATCTTAATTATAATTCTTTACCATAAAAGTTGATACATGGTTTAAAACTATAAATTAATTTTCTTATTTTAAATAAACAAAGTTTATTTCTTATTTAAACATTAAGGGTTTAAGAATCTTTTTACTGTTCATTTAAGAATCAATAAATTGATTTTCATAAGTTGCATCGAATTCTTTAAATTTTAATTTCTTAATGTTTAAAATACAAAAAACTAAAAGTATTTTAAAATAAAATTTAGCTTTTATGAACTTTTGAATGACTGATTTTTCAAAACTAATATCTTTTGCATCTTTTGTGGTAAAAAATAACCTTATTTTTTCAATAGTTTCATTTTTTCAGCAATTTGCCTTCCGTTTTCATCATCTTTTTCAAGATTTAAAATAATATTTTCAAAATCATCTTCTTTTCTGTTTTGAGATAATTTTTGTTTAATGAAAATCTTTGTCGGAATGATTTTTAAACCAAAAGCACCTTTCATTTCCTTTTCTACAAACTCTTTTCCCATATCTTTCACCATCATCGGACATTGCTGAGATTTTTCGTATTTCGAAGTTAATTTGTCCAAGTGTTGATACAATTCATCATGATTCATCAACTCAATTTTTCCATAAATTTGTACCGCTTCATAATTCCATGTCGAAACATTGATGTGGTCGTACCAACTGCTCGAAATATAGGTGTGAGCTCCCAAAAAATCACAAAGAACTTCATCTCCGTTCGTCAGGGTTTTCGCTTGCGGATTTGCCCTTGAAATGTGAGTTTCAATATAAATATTTTCCGGATCATCTTCATTCAGCATCATCATAGAATGAGTCGCACGAATTTTATCCACCGAGGAAATTAATAAAGCAAAAGAATTTTCTCTGATGATTTCTTTCATCAAATCATAATCTTCACTTTTATATAATTTAGGAATAAACATATTGTTTTTTATTTTACAGCATAAACTTTTTTTAAGTTTAAAATTAACAAGTTCACAAAAATGAAAATCAAAGATTTTTAAAAACTTAAATGTTTTTATATTCAGTTTAATTAAACTTAAAGAACTAAAATGTTGAAATCTTTGTGACTTTTGCGGTTAAAAACTTTGAACATTAAACTCAAAACCCTAAACTAAAAAAGTTCTCCGGGATTTCTCGGTATCGCAATATTCAAATGTTTATAAGCCTTCTCGGTAACCTCTCTTCCTCTCGGAGTTCTGATGATAAATCCTTCCTGGATCAAAAATGGTTCATAAACTTCCTCCAATGTTTCTGGATTTTCTGCAATAGATGTTGCCAAAGCTGAAATTCCTACAGGTTTTCCTTTGAAATTTTCAATCATTACACGCATGATTTTATTATCCATCTCATCCAATCCAAATTCATCTACATTTAAAGAATTTAAAGCATATTTGGTAATTTCAATTTCAATTTCCCCATCTCCTTTAATTTCTGCAAAATCACGGACTCTTCTCAAAAGTGCATTGGCAATTCTCGGAGTTCCACGGCTTCTTCTTGCAATTTCAATGGCTGCATCTTCATAAATTTTCACCCCCAAAACTCTCGCACTTCGGATGATAATCATAGACAAAAGTTCAATGGTGTAATATTCCAATCTGCTTTGAATACCAAATCTTGCCAACATCGGTTTGGTCAACATTCCGCTTCTGGTTGTTGCTCCCACCAATGTAAAAGGATTTAGTCCGATCTGAACACTCCTTGCATTCGGACCGGTTTCCAGCATAATATCGATTTTGTAATCTTCCATTGCAGAATACAGATATTCTTCCACAACAGGCGAAAGACGATGAATTTCATCAATGAAAAGCACATCGTTTTCTTCCAGATTGGTTAGCAAACCAGCGAGACTTCCCGGTTTATCCAAAACAGGACCGGATGTGATTTTACAGCCTACACCAAGCTCATTCGCAATAATATTTGCCAAAGTTGTTTTTCCCAATCCGGGAGGACCGTGAAGCAAAACATGATCGAGCGCACCGCCACGTCTTTTGGCAGCGGTAACGAAAACTTCAAGATTTTCTAAGGTTTTTCGCTGTCCTGCGAAATCCTTAAAACTCTGCGGACGAATCTGCTCTTCCTGAATGAGCTCTTCGTGCGAATAATTGTCTTTATCTGGATGTAAAAAATCGGGCATTAATTCAGTTTCATTTACCGTAAAGATAGGAAAATTAGGTTAAGATTTAGATTAATTTCAGGCAGAGATTAAGGTTTAGGTTAAGATTGTACGCTCGACCTTTTATCATTTACAAGATTGATATATTTTAAGTAATTTTGAGAGAGAAAATTTTAAATATAAAAATTGCTTAGCTTATAATATCGTTTAGATTCATGCGGAATGACAAATTACACCTTCTTTTTGTCATTCCGTAGT
Above is a genomic segment from Chryseobacterium mulctrae containing:
- a CDS encoding FMN-binding negative transcriptional regulator; this encodes MFIPKLYKSEDYDLMKEIIRENSFALLISSVDKIRATHSMMMLNEDDPENIYIETHISRANPQAKTLTNGDEVLCDFLGAHTYISSSWYDHINVSTWNYEAVQIYGKIELMNHDELYQHLDKLTSKYEKSQQCPMMVKDMGKEFVEKEMKGAFGLKIIPTKIFIKQKLSQNRKEDDFENIILNLEKDDENGRQIAEKMKLLKK
- the coaE gene encoding dephospho-CoA kinase (Dephospho-CoA kinase (CoaE) performs the final step in coenzyme A biosynthesis.), encoding MEELLNSERQKSEPDSKPAPKIIGLTGGIGSGKTTVAKFIEDFGFPVYYSDGRAKDIVNDNDDLKVKIKELLGNESYDENGLYNRKFVAEKVFNNKDLLQSLNEIIHPAVRLDFEDWVKKQTKYLIFKETALLFELKLHKQCYRSVLVTAEDNIRIKRVMDRDGKTYREVQSVMEKQMPEKEKIKLADCIIYNNTNLDDLKEQTEKIIFDIE
- a CDS encoding MBL fold metallo-hydrolase, whose product is MKLYPIQCGKFKLDGGAMFGVVPKSLWEKTNPADERNLIELGTRSLLVEDGKKLILIDCGLGNKQDDKFFGHYSLWGDDNLDNNLKKYGFVKEDITDVFLTHLHFDHCGGAIEWNDDKSGYRPAFKNAQFWTNENHWQWATEPNAREKASFLKENILPIQESGQLNFLPLPATGNYGFAPDLKMDVIFVDGHTEKQMLPVIQYQEKTIVFAADLIPTAGHIPQVYVMGYDTRPLLTIEEKAKFLKQCVDNDYLLFFEHDAHNELASLKMTEKGVRLDETFSFNDVFGY
- the ruvB gene encoding Holliday junction branch migration DNA helicase RuvB codes for the protein MPDFLHPDKDNYSHEELIQEEQIRPQSFKDFAGQRKTLENLEVFVTAAKRRGGALDHVLLHGPPGLGKTTLANIIANELGVGCKITSGPVLDKPGSLAGLLTNLEENDVLFIDEIHRLSPVVEEYLYSAMEDYKIDIMLETGPNARSVQIGLNPFTLVGATTRSGMLTKPMLARFGIQSRLEYYTIELLSMIIIRSARVLGVKIYEDAAIEIARRSRGTPRIANALLRRVRDFAEIKGDGEIEIEITKYALNSLNVDEFGLDEMDNKIMRVMIENFKGKPVGISALATSIAENPETLEEVYEPFLIQEGFIIRTPRGREVTEKAYKHLNIAIPRNPGELF